From a region of the Paucidesulfovibrio longus DSM 6739 genome:
- a CDS encoding IS3 family transposase gives MSKQRRKFTAEFKTRVALDALSGEHTLSELASKYGVHPNQVSQWKQQAKEQIAAGFAGKAQKTQQSDEARIKELHAKIGQLTV, from the coding sequence ATGTCCAAGCAGAGAAGAAAGTTCACCGCCGAATTCAAGACCCGAGTCGCCCTGGATGCCTTGTCCGGGGAACACACCCTGTCCGAACTCGCCAGCAAGTACGGCGTGCACCCCAATCAGGTTTCCCAGTGGAAGCAGCAGGCCAAGGAGCAGATCGCGGCTGGCTTTGCGGGCAAGGCCCAGAAAACCCAACAAAGCGATGAGGCGCGGATCAAGGAACTGCACGCCAAGATCGGCCAGCTTACGGTGGA